In one Candidatus Cloacimonadota bacterium genomic region, the following are encoded:
- a CDS encoding DUF523 and DUF1722 domain-containing protein, giving the protein MNEDRIRLGISTCLLGEKVRYDGQHKYDRFLVETLGPYVEYVPVCPEVESGLPIPREAMRLVGDPQNPKLLTTNTGIDHTDRMLNFSRKKVKDIHKEQLCGFVFKSKSPSSGMERVKVYSEKGGTAQKNGVGLFAREFMNSFPLLPVEEDGRLNDPLLRENFIERIFIMHRWQQMLNNKPKVGELVKFHTKHKLLIMAHSPEHYRVLGKLVADAAKNPFAEIAERYLTLLMEGTKRIATRRKHQNVLLHILGYFKKDLTSDEKAELLEIIEQFKTEHLPLIVPITLINHYVRKYHKPYLAEQYYLNPHPKELNLRNHC; this is encoded by the coding sequence ATGAATGAAGATAGAATAAGATTAGGCATCAGTACATGTCTCTTAGGAGAAAAAGTTCGTTATGACGGACAGCATAAATATGATCGTTTCTTGGTGGAGACTCTCGGTCCTTACGTTGAGTATGTTCCGGTATGTCCGGAAGTCGAAAGTGGTTTACCAATACCGCGAGAGGCAATGCGTTTGGTGGGTGATCCGCAAAATCCGAAACTGCTGACTACCAACACCGGCATAGATCATACTGACCGGATGCTCAATTTTTCAAGAAAAAAAGTGAAAGATATACATAAAGAACAACTTTGTGGTTTCGTTTTCAAAAGTAAATCTCCCAGCAGCGGAATGGAAAGGGTTAAGGTTTACTCAGAAAAGGGAGGCACAGCCCAGAAAAATGGTGTCGGCTTATTTGCTCGTGAATTTATGAACTCCTTCCCTCTTTTGCCTGTAGAAGAAGATGGCAGACTTAATGATCCGCTTTTAAGAGAAAATTTTATTGAACGGATCTTTATTATGCATCGTTGGCAACAAATGCTCAATAACAAACCTAAAGTTGGAGAGCTGGTCAAGTTTCATACCAAACATAAGTTATTGATCATGGCTCACAGTCCTGAACATTATAGAGTTTTAGGAAAACTCGTTGCTGATGCTGCTAAAAATCCCTTCGCTGAAATTGCAGAAAGATATCTGACTCTCTTGATGGAAGGAACAAAGAGAATAGCTACCCGTCGTAAACATCAAAATGTACTGCTTCATATCTTGGGTTATTTCAAGAAAGATCTAACATCCGATGAAAAAGCTGAACTACTGGAGATCATTGAGCAGTTTAAAACAGAACACCTACCCTTGATTGTTCCAATTACCCTTATTAACCATTATGTTAGGAAATATCACAAACCATATTTGGCAGAGCAATACTATCTCAATCCACATCCGAAAGAGCTGAACTTACGAAATCATTGCTGA
- a CDS encoding T9SS type A sorting domain-containing protein: MKTMIIERVFILLLAVMFTSTSIFAGINVNSLENDEAMREKLKILEKRAAEEISIEDYNLNKARAEQSDPQKELFRWDDNIWVFNSTNHEKHPSMCYDVNNDERIFIAAEIWEANTVPKDIAIKRSVDHGENWTMTNDNYYLIPGIVEHPYMMPKLYQISADKIGMIYVRQYDVDDWDVYFRSFSTANVSENEESSVDVTIAKLTKPSLCSDYLTFSNEPYIHAVYINGSASPRQLLYKRSVDLGISWQAPQILATISPLVDSDNLHTSIDVFGTNIAITYVDREGDHEAIKVLVSNNSGSTWGSPITISSDKDLGLPQIRVVDNNNIIVVFEYWFTELDVDIHYAYSNNAGSTFTDNLPLAQQVYHERFPNISSFKTGSVGSDVYVVYTMLPDEVYVTKALDLDFEDWSEPAPIKQTETDVSESDISAIIVLPINGVPKSAVAWAEHWSVDDIDIYFDGEWREETSVDDIETITNATILRGNYPNPFNPDTNIEFYLAEAGVVSINIYNIKGQKVKTLINDMLHVGEHRIVWNGENDNGQIVSSGIYFYNMTTQNYSETKKMILMK, from the coding sequence ATGAAAACAATGATAATTGAAAGAGTGTTTATACTCTTGTTAGCCGTTATGTTTACTTCGACAAGCATCTTTGCCGGTATCAATGTTAACTCATTGGAAAATGATGAAGCAATGCGGGAAAAATTGAAGATTCTTGAGAAAAGAGCAGCAGAAGAAATATCTATTGAGGATTATAATTTAAACAAAGCAAGAGCAGAACAAAGTGATCCGCAAAAAGAATTATTCCGCTGGGATGACAATATCTGGGTCTTTAACTCAACAAATCATGAAAAACACCCTTCGATGTGTTATGATGTCAATAACGATGAGCGAATTTTCATAGCAGCAGAGATTTGGGAAGCTAATACTGTTCCGAAGGATATTGCTATCAAAAGGAGTGTTGATCACGGAGAAAACTGGACAATGACGAATGATAATTATTATCTCATTCCTGGAATTGTAGAACATCCCTATATGATGCCTAAGCTATATCAGATATCTGCCGATAAGATAGGTATGATTTATGTACGACAGTATGATGTCGATGATTGGGATGTTTATTTCAGAAGCTTTTCAACCGCTAACGTTTCGGAAAACGAAGAATCGTCTGTTGATGTAACTATCGCAAAGTTAACAAAACCATCTCTATGCTCCGATTATCTGACTTTTTCCAATGAACCGTATATCCATGCCGTTTATATCAATGGGTCTGCTTCTCCGAGACAATTGTTATACAAGAGAAGTGTTGACCTCGGTATTTCATGGCAAGCACCTCAGATATTAGCGACCATTAGTCCCTTGGTTGATAGTGATAATTTACATACTTCGATTGATGTTTTTGGGACTAATATCGCCATCACTTATGTCGATAGAGAAGGTGATCATGAAGCTATCAAAGTTTTAGTTTCCAACAATTCAGGTAGCACTTGGGGTTCTCCGATCACTATCTCTTCTGATAAAGATCTGGGATTACCGCAAATACGAGTTGTAGATAACAATAATATTATTGTAGTATTCGAATATTGGTTCACTGAGCTCGACGTAGATATACATTACGCCTATTCCAATAACGCCGGAAGTACTTTTACCGATAATCTTCCTTTAGCACAACAAGTATATCATGAACGCTTCCCAAATATTTCATCCTTTAAGACCGGTTCAGTCGGCAGTGATGTCTATGTCGTCTATACAATGTTGCCTGATGAGGTCTATGTTACTAAAGCACTCGATCTCGATTTTGAAGATTGGTCTGAACCTGCACCCATAAAACAAACCGAAACAGATGTCAGTGAGAGTGATATCAGTGCGATTATTGTATTGCCGATCAATGGTGTGCCGAAAAGCGCTGTTGCTTGGGCTGAACACTGGTCAGTAGATGATATAGATATCTATTTCGATGGTGAATGGCGTGAAGAAACCAGTGTTGATGACATAGAGACGATAACAAATGCTACTATACTAAGGGGTAACTATCCCAATCCTTTTAATCCAGATACAAACATAGAATTTTATTTGGCTGAAGCCGGTGTTGTCTCTATCAACATTTATAATATCAAAGGTCAAAAGGTTAAAACCCTGATCAATGATATGTTACATGTCGGTGAACATAGAATTGTCTGGAACGGAGAGAATGACAATGGTCAGATAGTAAGTAGTGGTATCTATTTCTATAATATGACTACCCAAAACTACTCCGAAACGAAGAAGATGATCCTGATGAAATAA
- a CDS encoding nitroreductase family protein: MEFNDLLMTRKSVRSYLSEPIPDDVLQGILEAGRNAPSFQNKQCWRFVVINNREEIKRFSSNIGLIGKVNFFIKDAPIIIVGCADPAKSGTVNKQSYYLVDTTIAFQQMMLAAWNYGIGSCWMAAFDEDKVKKFLSIPKNIRVVAISPFGYPKAKESIYGKVIKLFASSNFRQKIDEMVCYNKWTFE; this comes from the coding sequence ATGGAATTTAATGACCTCTTAATGACCCGTAAAAGTGTTCGCAGTTATCTTTCTGAACCGATACCGGATGATGTTCTACAGGGAATATTAGAAGCAGGACGTAATGCTCCATCTTTCCAAAACAAACAGTGCTGGCGCTTTGTTGTGATCAATAACAGAGAAGAGATCAAACGGTTCTCGTCCAACATTGGATTAATCGGAAAAGTAAATTTCTTTATCAAAGATGCTCCAATAATCATTGTTGGGTGTGCCGATCCTGCAAAAAGTGGAACTGTTAACAAACAGAGCTATTATCTGGTAGATACCACAATTGCCTTCCAACAAATGATGCTAGCTGCCTGGAATTATGGGATTGGTAGTTGCTGGATGGCTGCTTTTGATGAAGATAAGGTTAAGAAGTTTCTCTCGATCCCGAAAAATATCCGCGTCGTTGCTATCAGCCCCTTTGGATATCCTAAAGCCAAAGAATCAATTTATGGTAAGGTGATCAAACTATTTGCCAGTAGTAACTTTAGACAAAAAATAGATGAAATGGTCTGCTATAATAAGTGGACTTTTGAATAA